In Falco biarmicus isolate bFalBia1 chromosome 7, bFalBia1.pri, whole genome shotgun sequence, a single window of DNA contains:
- the NAA30 gene encoding N-alpha-acetyltransferase 30 isoform X1: protein MAEVPPGPSSVLSPQGDTLSPFPGGGGGAASSSSSTSSAAAAACIGAQDEEAEEEEEEEGPTGGREKQQRGGGSDGGKGGPQQHRLHHHHHHPPHHNHQLNGLISPELRHLRASLKSKILSSEAGAAPEGLENKRASKTMGSGQQQQSSPLTTAPCSSPLTNHLPPQGRTAPSPPPSPPAAAGEDRSQPAATTTTAAKTAAGNGLEGETGLEEEEQEEGDEGGEEEESPLLLSRSLAAACSLKGSGTDSQPEEDLTIRYVRYESELQMPDIMRLITKDLSEPYSIYTYRYFIHNWPQLCFLAMVGEECVGAIVCKLDMHKKMFRRGYIAMLAVDSKYRRKGIGTNLVKKAIYAMVEGDCDEVVLETEITNKSALKLYENLGFVRDKRLFRYYLNGVDALRLKLWLR, encoded by the exons ATGGCCGAGGTACCGCCGGGGCCTAGCAGCGTCCTGTCCCCGCAGGGGGACACGCTCTCCCCCTTCCccggaggaggagggggggctgcttcctcctcctcttccacctcctctgctgccgccgccgcctgcaTCGGTGCCCAGGACGAGGAggctgaagaggaggaggaagaggagggaccCACGGGCGGACGGGAGAAGCAGCAGCGAGGAGGAGGCAGCGACGGCGGCAAGGGGGGACCGCAGCAGCACCgcctccaccaccaccaccaccaccccccgcaCCACAACCACCAGCTCAACGGCCTCATCAGCCCCGAGCTGCGGCACCTGCGGGCTTCCCTCAAAAGCAAGATCCTCAGCTCggaggcaggggcagcccccgAGGGGCTGGAGAACAAGCGAGCCAGCAAAACAATGGGCtctggacagcagcagcagtcatcGCCCCTGACCACGGCACCGTGCTCATCCCCGCTTACCaaccacctccctccccagggaaggactgcaccctctcctcctccttctcccccagcagcagcaggagaggacaggagccagcctgctgccacaACAACGACTGCTGCTAAGACTGCAGCCGGCAATGGACTGGAAGGAGAGACTGGcttggaggaggaagagcaggaggagggggatgaaggaggggaggaggaggagtccCCGCTGCTACTCTCCAGGTCCTTAGCAGCAGCTTGCAGTTTGAAAGGCTCGGGAACGGACTCTCAGCCCGAGGAGGACCTAACGATACGATACGTCCGATATGAGTCTGAGCTGCAGATGCCCGATATAATGAGACTGATCACCAAAGATCTGTCTGAACCCTACTCCATTTACACATATAGGTATTTTATCCACAACTGGCCACAACTTTGCTTTTTG GCCATGGTAGGTGAGGAGTGTGTAGGTGCCATCGTCTGCAAGCTGGATATGCACAAAAAGATGTTCCGCAGAGGTTATATAGCCATGTTAGCAGTGGAttccaaatacagaagaaaaggaattg GTACAAACTTGGTTAAGAAAGCTATTTATGCTATGGTTGAAGGAGATTGTGATGAG gtCGTATTGGAAACAGAAATCACAAATAAGTCTGCTTTGAAACTTTATGAAAACCTTGGTTTTGTGCGAGACAAGAGGCTGTTCAGATACTATTTAAATGGAGTTGATGCACTGCGTCTTAAACTATGGCTGCGTTAA
- the NAA30 gene encoding N-alpha-acetyltransferase 30 isoform X2, translating to MAEVPPGPSSVLSPQGDTLSPFPGGGGGAASSSSSTSSAAAAACIGAQDEEAEEEEEEEGPTGGREKQQRGGGSDGGKGGPQQHRLHHHHHHPPHHNHQLNGLISPELRHLRASLKSKILSSEAGAAPEGLENKRASKTMGSGQQQQSSPLTTAPCSSPLTNHLPPQGRTAPSPPPSPPAAAGEDRSQPAATTTTAAKTAAGNGLEGETGLEEEEQEEGDEGGEEEESPLLLSRSLAAACSLKGSGTDSQPEEDLTIRYVRYESELQMPDIMRLITKDLSEPYSIYTYRYFIHNWPQLCFLVVLETEITNKSALKLYENLGFVRDKRLFRYYLNGVDALRLKLWLR from the exons ATGGCCGAGGTACCGCCGGGGCCTAGCAGCGTCCTGTCCCCGCAGGGGGACACGCTCTCCCCCTTCCccggaggaggagggggggctgcttcctcctcctcttccacctcctctgctgccgccgccgcctgcaTCGGTGCCCAGGACGAGGAggctgaagaggaggaggaagaggagggaccCACGGGCGGACGGGAGAAGCAGCAGCGAGGAGGAGGCAGCGACGGCGGCAAGGGGGGACCGCAGCAGCACCgcctccaccaccaccaccaccaccccccgcaCCACAACCACCAGCTCAACGGCCTCATCAGCCCCGAGCTGCGGCACCTGCGGGCTTCCCTCAAAAGCAAGATCCTCAGCTCggaggcaggggcagcccccgAGGGGCTGGAGAACAAGCGAGCCAGCAAAACAATGGGCtctggacagcagcagcagtcatcGCCCCTGACCACGGCACCGTGCTCATCCCCGCTTACCaaccacctccctccccagggaaggactgcaccctctcctcctccttctcccccagcagcagcaggagaggacaggagccagcctgctgccacaACAACGACTGCTGCTAAGACTGCAGCCGGCAATGGACTGGAAGGAGAGACTGGcttggaggaggaagagcaggaggagggggatgaaggaggggaggaggaggagtccCCGCTGCTACTCTCCAGGTCCTTAGCAGCAGCTTGCAGTTTGAAAGGCTCGGGAACGGACTCTCAGCCCGAGGAGGACCTAACGATACGATACGTCCGATATGAGTCTGAGCTGCAGATGCCCGATATAATGAGACTGATCACCAAAGATCTGTCTGAACCCTACTCCATTTACACATATAGGTATTTTATCCACAACTGGCCACAACTTTGCTTTTTG gtCGTATTGGAAACAGAAATCACAAATAAGTCTGCTTTGAAACTTTATGAAAACCTTGGTTTTGTGCGAGACAAGAGGCTGTTCAGATACTATTTAAATGGAGTTGATGCACTGCGTCTTAAACTATGGCTGCGTTAA